In Trichocoleus desertorum ATA4-8-CV12, the following proteins share a genomic window:
- the zds gene encoding 9,9'-di-cis-zeta-carotene desaturase, producing MRVAIVGAGLAGMAAAVDLVDAGHEVEIFESRPFVGGKVGSWVDPDGNHIEMGLHVFFFNYANLFALMKKIGAFENLLPKQHTHTFVNRGGVVKKLDFRFPIGAPFNGLKAFFTTGQLSLRDKLQNAIALGTSPMIRGLIDYEGGMKQIRALDRVSFAQWFRSHGGSNGSLKRMWNPIAYALGFIDTENISARCMLTIFQMFATKTEASKLNMLKGSPHEYLLKPIVNYLESRGTKIHTRRGVRKVLFEDAGNQTKVTGLVIANGDTEETITADAYLCACDIPGVQRLLPSEWRQWSEFDNIYKLDAVPVATVQLRFDGWVTELQDPQARKQLEHAAGIDNLLYTADADFSCFSDLALSSPADYYRPGQGSLLQLVLTPGDPFIKQSNEAIAQHVLKQVHDLFPSSRELNMTWYSVVKLAQSLYREAPGMDPYRPPQKTAIANFFLAGSYTQQDYIDSMEGATLSGRQAAREILANFSQITENRQPVTMNV from the coding sequence ATGCGAGTTGCGATCGTTGGGGCGGGGCTTGCTGGCATGGCCGCAGCCGTCGATTTAGTCGATGCAGGGCATGAAGTAGAGATTTTTGAGTCTCGTCCGTTTGTGGGTGGCAAAGTTGGCAGTTGGGTAGACCCTGACGGCAACCACATCGAGATGGGCCTGCATGTGTTTTTCTTTAACTACGCCAATCTGTTTGCACTGATGAAAAAGATTGGGGCGTTTGAGAACCTGCTGCCCAAGCAACACACGCATACTTTCGTCAATCGCGGTGGTGTGGTTAAGAAACTCGATTTTCGTTTTCCGATTGGCGCACCGTTTAACGGCCTGAAAGCCTTTTTCACCACGGGGCAATTGTCGCTGCGAGATAAGCTGCAAAACGCGATCGCCCTCGGCACTAGCCCGATGATTCGTGGCTTGATTGACTACGAAGGTGGCATGAAACAAATCCGGGCGCTCGATCGCGTCAGTTTTGCCCAGTGGTTCCGGAGTCATGGTGGCTCAAATGGCAGCTTGAAGCGGATGTGGAACCCGATCGCCTATGCTTTGGGCTTCATCGACACGGAAAACATCTCAGCTCGCTGCATGCTGACGATCTTCCAGATGTTTGCCACCAAAACCGAAGCCTCGAAGCTGAACATGCTGAAAGGCTCCCCTCACGAATATCTGCTCAAGCCGATTGTGAATTATTTAGAATCGCGCGGCACTAAGATTCATACCCGTCGCGGTGTCCGCAAAGTCCTGTTTGAAGATGCAGGGAATCAAACCAAAGTTACTGGGTTAGTGATTGCCAATGGTGACACCGAAGAAACCATCACTGCTGATGCTTACCTCTGTGCCTGTGATATACCGGGGGTTCAACGCCTCCTACCCTCAGAATGGCGGCAATGGTCCGAGTTTGACAATATCTACAAACTCGATGCAGTCCCAGTGGCAACGGTGCAATTGCGCTTCGATGGTTGGGTGACAGAACTGCAAGACCCCCAAGCTCGCAAACAACTGGAACATGCGGCTGGAATTGATAACCTGCTCTACACCGCTGATGCAGATTTCTCTTGCTTCTCCGATTTAGCGCTGTCTAGCCCTGCCGATTACTACCGTCCGGGTCAAGGGTCGCTATTGCAGTTGGTGTTGACTCCGGGCGATCCGTTTATTAAGCAGAGTAACGAGGCGATTGCGCAGCACGTCCTTAAACAAGTGCATGATTTATTCCCCTCCTCCCGAGAACTGAACATGACCTGGTATAGTGTCGTCAAATTGGCGCAATCTTTGTACCGGGAAGCTCCGGGCATGGACCCCTACCGTCCCCCGCAAAAAACCGCGATCGCCAACTTCTTCCTGGCAGGCAGCTACACCCAGCAAGACTACATCGACAGCATGGAAGGAGCCACACTGTCTGGGCGACAAGCTGCTAGAGAAATTTTGGCTAATTTTTCTCAAATCACTGAGAATCGTCAACCTGTAACAATGAACGTTTAA
- a CDS encoding SRPBCC family protein, with protein MSDWLEHSVQVEVDVPIELAWSLWSDLEQMPRWMKWIDSVKVQEDDPDLSRWKLATGGLEFSWQSRTLKVIPHQIIQWESVGGLPNRGAIRFYDRGNSSIVKLSISYAIPGIIGKLMDNLFLGRVVESTIQADLERFKQYALQAKTQVEA; from the coding sequence ATGTCCGATTGGCTAGAACACAGCGTCCAAGTTGAAGTCGATGTCCCGATTGAGTTGGCCTGGAGCCTCTGGTCTGACCTGGAACAGATGCCCCGCTGGATGAAGTGGATTGACTCGGTGAAAGTGCAGGAGGACGATCCAGATCTCTCACGCTGGAAGCTAGCTACAGGCGGTTTGGAATTTAGCTGGCAATCGCGCACTCTCAAAGTCATCCCCCACCAAATTATCCAGTGGGAATCGGTGGGTGGTTTACCCAACCGAGGGGCCATCCGCTTCTACGATCGCGGTAACAGCAGCATCGTCAAGCTCAGCATTTCCTACGCCATCCCTGGCATCATCGGCAAATTGATGGATAACCTATTCCTGGGGCGTGTGGTGGAATCCACCATCCAAGCGGACTTAGAACGATTCAAGCAATACGCGCTGCAAGCTAAAACCCAGGTAGAAGCCTAA
- a CDS encoding ImmA/IrrE family metallo-endopeptidase — translation MQYRHPGQAFLSRYGLLQTEQDVGRYVEFLRQSAGLSDEPPIDLLRIYQQFGMPTPLRAPLADQQGILVDSDAGLILIKEDDPLVRQRFTEGHELMELLFDAQERLLLGTNTQLPWQAEQKEQLCDRGAAELLMPTSSFLPQLRSLGFSLRTGQILANLYQTSLLATLLRMVQHESGAYAVVMWHRALSRREEKGCLPTKPQPKKKLRVWWRAKAQGWSSGFIPKNKSIPHDSLIAVAFSSGQPQTGLETLDFGCELIHCYVEAMPIQVGDKPCVLSLLHLPASGR, via the coding sequence ATGCAGTACAGGCATCCTGGGCAAGCTTTCCTGTCCCGCTATGGGCTGTTGCAAACTGAGCAGGATGTAGGTCGCTATGTCGAGTTTCTGCGGCAATCAGCAGGGCTGAGCGACGAACCACCGATCGATCTCTTACGCATCTACCAACAATTCGGGATGCCGACGCCTCTGCGGGCACCACTGGCCGATCAGCAGGGCATTTTGGTGGATAGTGATGCAGGCTTAATTCTGATTAAAGAAGATGACCCCTTGGTACGGCAGCGCTTCACCGAAGGCCATGAACTGATGGAGTTGTTGTTTGATGCTCAGGAGCGGTTATTGTTAGGCACCAACACGCAACTACCTTGGCAGGCTGAGCAAAAAGAGCAGTTGTGCGATCGCGGAGCCGCTGAGTTGTTGATGCCCACCTCTTCGTTTCTGCCTCAACTCCGCAGTCTCGGCTTTTCCCTCCGCACCGGACAAATTCTCGCCAATCTCTACCAAACCTCGTTGCTCGCCACTTTGCTCCGCATGGTGCAACACGAGTCGGGAGCCTATGCGGTAGTAATGTGGCACCGGGCATTAAGTCGTCGAGAAGAAAAAGGCTGTCTCCCGACTAAACCCCAACCCAAAAAGAAATTGCGCGTGTGGTGGCGAGCCAAGGCTCAAGGCTGGAGCAGCGGCTTCATTCCCAAAAACAAATCGATTCCCCACGACTCTTTAATTGCGGTGGCCTTTAGCAGTGGTCAGCCACAAACGGGTTTGGAGACGCTAGATTTCGGCTGTGAACTGATTCACTGTTACGTTGAGGCTATGCCTATCCAGGTGGGTGATAAACCCTGTGTCCTATCTCTGTTGCATCTACCTGCCTCTGGTAGGTAA
- a CDS encoding helix-turn-helix domain-containing protein, translated as METDDFGKKVRDRRREEKLSQEELAQQVGISRNYLSQIERGQATNLSWQVMERLTSVLGLKQEQTGTLEAMADLPSSLAEFAKTADLPPDDVLMLARLKYRGQQPTTPEKWELLYNVIKMTVGK; from the coding sequence ATGGAAACTGATGATTTTGGTAAAAAGGTGCGCGATCGCCGCCGAGAAGAAAAACTGAGCCAGGAGGAATTAGCGCAGCAAGTCGGGATTTCCCGCAATTACCTGTCGCAAATCGAGCGAGGGCAGGCCACCAACCTGTCCTGGCAAGTGATGGAACGCCTCACCTCAGTACTGGGGTTGAAGCAAGAACAAACGGGAACTTTAGAGGCAATGGCAGATTTACCGTCGAGCTTGGCGGAGTTTGCCAAAACCGCAGATCTCCCCCCGGATGATGTGTTAATGTTGGCGCGGCTCAAGTACCGAGGCCAGCAACCCACCACCCCAGAAAAATGGGAGCTGCTCTATAACGTGATTAAGATGACCGTTGGTAAATAG
- a CDS encoding DUF4351 domain-containing protein, which produces MKQLLCGHTSHRNEAIVEHTFYVTDEHRTYAWNGQSSLDARIDAVIDIASAYIHQMTRHKPKFQKLELSSQVLRNGEKYYYFLVMFEPPWWDNPDAEICGMTEAIVTLDYKVIEPEVHHFTSEEEYQRHRVLQRLHHQLGSLKPGMEQQVSRLSTNVLWSLETAIWDFNSESDLTNWLEKYSSHQHKSKC; this is translated from the coding sequence ATGAAGCAATTACTTTGCGGTCATACCTCACATCGCAATGAGGCGATCGTGGAACATACCTTTTATGTCACAGATGAACACCGCACTTATGCCTGGAATGGCCAATCTTCTTTAGATGCTCGCATTGATGCCGTGATTGATATTGCCTCTGCTTACATTCATCAAATGACTCGTCACAAACCAAAATTTCAAAAACTCGAACTTTCCTCACAAGTGCTCAGAAATGGTGAAAAGTATTACTACTTTCTGGTGATGTTTGAGCCTCCTTGGTGGGACAATCCAGATGCAGAAATCTGTGGAATGACAGAGGCGATCGTAACTCTAGATTACAAAGTAATTGAACCAGAGGTTCATCATTTCACCAGTGAAGAAGAGTACCAACGACATCGAGTTCTACAGCGATTACACCATCAACTTGGTAGCCTCAAACCAGGCATGGAACAGCAAGTTTCTCGTCTTTCCACCAACGTACTCTGGAGCCTAGAAACTGCTATTTGGGATTTCAATAGTGAGAGTGACTTGACGAACTGGTTAGAAAAATATAGTTCTCATCAACACAAGAGTAAGTGCTAA
- a CDS encoding XisI protein, producing the protein MEKLEQYRNYIQKALLEHAQKGSSTNREDGVETQIIFDTEHDHYQLMYVGWHNKRRVYGAVLHLDIKDGKIWVQWNGTEEDIASSLVELGVPKQDIVLGFQAPYKRQFTEFAIG; encoded by the coding sequence ATGGAAAAACTAGAACAATATCGAAATTACATTCAAAAAGCTTTACTGGAACATGCCCAAAAGGGTTCGTCAACAAATAGAGAAGATGGGGTTGAAACCCAAATAATTTTTGATACTGAACACGATCACTACCAATTGATGTATGTAGGCTGGCATAATAAACGTCGCGTTTACGGAGCTGTGCTACATCTAGATATCAAAGATGGCAAGATTTGGGTTCAATGGAATGGTACAGAGGAAGATATTGCATCTTCGCTAGTAGAGTTGGGGGTTCCCAAGCAAGATATTGTTCTAGGTTTTCAAGCTCCCTATAAGAGACAATTCACAGAGTTTGCAATTGGTTAG
- a CDS encoding XisH family protein, with protein MSAKDIFHYAVKVALQKADWQITDDPLTIRLSRTLNLYIDLGAEKIIAADRNGQRIAVEVKSFLGASLISDFHTAVGQFINYRYALAEHDPERILYLAVPVETYDEFFALPFVQTVIQGSEIHLLIYDAEQEEIVAWKN; from the coding sequence ATGTCAGCAAAAGACATCTTTCATTACGCGGTTAAAGTTGCTCTGCAGAAGGCTGATTGGCAGATTACAGATGATCCTTTAACCATTCGTCTCAGCCGAACACTCAACCTGTACATAGATTTGGGGGCTGAGAAAATTATTGCTGCTGATCGGAATGGGCAGAGAATTGCCGTTGAGGTGAAGAGCTTTTTGGGTGCATCTCTAATCTCTGACTTTCATACAGCAGTCGGGCAATTCATCAACTATCGGTATGCCCTAGCTGAGCATGATCCTGAACGTATTTTGTACTTAGCAGTACCAGTAGAAACTTATGATGAGTTTTTTGCACTTCCCTTTGTACAAACCGTAATTCAAGGTAGTGAAATTCATCTGCTGATTTATGATGCTGAACAGGAGGAAATCGTGGCATGGAAAAACTAG
- a CDS encoding PIN domain-containing protein, with product MERTIAVADTGFVVALLNRTDVRHEAVKAVYATQRSVLLPQTVLAEVAYLLGRDAGTTVVVGFLNGLSASRFRLVALTDQDIVRVAEILAQYADSRIDFVDASVMSIAERYSSTTILTLDQRDFRLFRPKHCNSFEILP from the coding sequence GTGGAAAGAACCATTGCAGTAGCAGATACAGGCTTTGTCGTTGCCTTGCTAAATCGTACAGACGTTAGACATGAAGCTGTCAAAGCAGTATATGCAACCCAACGATCAGTGCTGTTACCTCAAACAGTCCTAGCAGAAGTTGCATATCTATTGGGCCGAGATGCGGGAACTACCGTTGTAGTTGGCTTTTTAAATGGCTTGTCTGCAAGTCGCTTTCGCTTGGTAGCTTTAACAGATCAGGATATAGTCCGCGTTGCTGAAATTCTGGCTCAGTATGCTGACAGCCGTATTGATTTTGTAGATGCAAGTGTCATGAGTATTGCTGAGCGCTACAGTAGTACTACTATTCTGACTTTAGACCAACGGGATTTCAGGCTATTCCGACCGAAACACTGTAATAGCTTTGAGATTTTGCCTTAG
- a CDS encoding ribbon-helix-helix domain-containing protein yields the protein MNSAFNWKPEQGLLEQLVTLARRRGQSPEAIINEAVTLYLDIQSTKSRSNEPDPLIGLFAGSPDLATKSEEILQQGTTEQSGWTWKEPLQ from the coding sequence ATGAATTCTGCATTCAACTGGAAGCCAGAGCAAGGTCTTCTAGAACAGCTAGTCACCTTAGCGCGTAGAAGAGGTCAGTCTCCAGAGGCGATCATTAATGAGGCTGTGACCTTGTACTTAGATATTCAATCTACAAAATCGAGGAGCAATGAACCTGATCCGCTGATTGGTCTGTTCGCAGGTTCACCAGATTTAGCAACGAAGTCAGAAGAAATCTTGCAACAAGGCACTACTGAACAGTCTGGGTGGACGTGGAAAGAACCATTGCAGTAG
- a CDS encoding type II toxin-antitoxin system VapC family toxin produces the protein MRLLLDTHTFIWWDSEPSRLSQQALAAIENPTNTLVLSVASVWEMQIKSQLGKLQFKLPLVEVIESQCQTNQIEILPIRLSHVLGINHLPTYHKDPFDRLLIAQSIVEEATLVSGDPIISQYSIQIIW, from the coding sequence ATGAGGCTGTTGTTAGATACCCATACATTCATTTGGTGGGACAGTGAGCCATCCCGCCTCTCTCAGCAAGCCCTGGCAGCGATCGAGAATCCAACTAACACACTAGTACTTAGTGTTGCTAGCGTCTGGGAAATGCAAATTAAATCTCAATTGGGTAAATTACAATTCAAGCTACCGCTAGTAGAAGTAATTGAGAGCCAATGTCAGACGAATCAGATTGAAATATTACCAATCAGGCTCTCACATGTTTTAGGAATCAATCATCTACCCACATATCACAAAGATCCATTTGATCGGCTCTTAATTGCTCAATCAATTGTTGAGGAAGCAACATTGGTGAGTGGAGACCCAATCATCAGCCAATATTCGATTCAAATAATTTGGTAA